GCTGTCAAGAGGGCCTTTGAGATAATGAGACTCCTAGACTTAGATCACCTATGGGATAGCCCCTCCCACACGTTGAGCGGGGGGCAGCTTAAGCTACTTGAGATAGGGAGGGCGTTGATGTCCGGGGCGAGGATGGTGCTACTCGACGAGCCTGCCTCAGGCATAAACCCAGCGTTGGCGCACAGGATATTCTCACACTTGGTAGAGGTAAAGGAGAAGCTTAGGATCAGCTTCCTAGTCGTTGAGCACAGGCTGGAGATAGCTGCTGGGTACGCAGACTACGCCTATGCCATGTCGCAGGGAAGAGTTATATCGAGCGGTCCAGTCGACTACGTGCTCAAAGACCCGGTCGTTATTGAGAGCTACTTGGGGGGCTAGCCTTTGATAGTCGCCAAGGAAGTTAACGCTGGCTATGGGAAGTTCCACGTCCTCTTCGACGTAACGACTAGCATGAGGCCGAGGGAGGTCACCGTCATAGTGGGACCTAACGGGAGCGGCAAGAGCACCCTGCTCAAAGCCATCTTCGGCCTCGCCACGGTATATTCAGGATCGATAACTCTAGATGGCGAGGACATAGTCGGCCTCCCCCCACACAAGGTGGCCAGGAAGGGGGTCGCTTACCTCCCTCAGGTAGGCAACCTGTTCCTTAACTTAACGGTCAGGGAGAACCTAGTCATGGCCACCTATACCTTAAGCGAGGACGAGTCCAGAGATCGAGTGGAGGAGGTGCTTAGCCACTACCCGATTCTTAAGCCCTATATGAGTAGGCGGGCCGACACGCTTAGCGGTGGGGAGAGGCAGATACTGGCCATGGCGATGGCCCTAATCCGCCGCCCGAAGGCGATGCTTTTCGATGAGCCGACTGCCAACCTAGCCCCTAAGGTAGCCCTGGACGTGTTGAGGGAGATCTCAAGGCTACGCGACGAGTACGGAGTAGCGGTGGCGCTCGTAGAGCAGAACGCTAAGAGGGCCTTGGAGAGTGGAGATAGAGCAGTGCTGTTAGTAAGTGGAAGAGTGGTTTTTGAGGGGCCTTGCGGAGAGCTCTTAAGGCACCCTGAGCTAGGAGTCCTCTACCTAGGCCTAGCGAAATAGCTTTAATACTTCCCAAAGATATACATAGCCTCAGTGGTGGCATGCCGGACGTAGCGGTGCTCGGTGGCGGGCATGGAGCACACGCTATAGCTGGAGAGCTTGCGCTAGCTGGCTTTAGAGTAAACTTATGCGAGCACCCTAACTTCGAGGCCTCCTTCAAGCCTACCCTAGAGAGAGGCGAAGTAGAGGTTCTAGGCAGGGCTAGGACGGGGGTGGCGAGGCTCGCGAAGGCAACCACTAGCTTCAAGGAGGCCCTGGAGGGCGTGGACGTAGTGTTCTTAGTCGTCCCGTCCTTCGGCCATCGCCTCTTCGCTGAGGCCATGGTCCACCACCTAAGAGACGGGCAGCTAGTGGTCCTTACACCCGGCAACGCTGGGACTTTGGAGGTGGCTAAGGTTATGAGGGAGCGGGGAGCGAGGCGGAAGGTATTGCTGGCGGAGACAGCCACGCTGCCCTACGGCTGTAGGCTCGTGGGGCCGGCTAGGGTAATGATATATATTAAGGCAGTCCTCAACCCTCTAGGCGCGCTTCCAGCTAGGCGCGTCGGAGAGGCGCTCGACGCCCTCAAGCCTATGTACCCGTCCATGGTCGAGGCTGTGAACGTCCTCGAGGCAGCCATCAACAACCCCAACCCCGTGACGCACCCTGTTTCAGCGGTCTTTAACGCTGGGCGCATAGAGTATAGTCGAGGCGAGTTCTATCTCTACCGGGAGGGCATAACTGAGGGGGTAGTGAGGGCCTATGACGCGGTGGATGAGGAGAGGAGGGCGCTCTGCCGTAAGCTAGGAGTGAAGTTCTACGAGTGCCCGGAGGGGCTACCTAGGGAGGACTGTGCTATTAGGATGGGCGTTTTCTTCGGCCCAGGCTCACTTATGGACGCAGGCTACCACATGAAGGGGCCGACTACGACTAGGGATAGGTTCGTGACTGAGGACGTGCCCTACGGCCTCGTCTTCATGGAGTCGCTGGGATCAATGATAGGGGTCCCCACCCCAGTCATAAGCTCAGTAATTACGTTGCTAAGCGCTTTTAATGGCGAGGACTACAGGGCAGTGGGGAGGACTGTAGAGAAGCTGGACATAGCCGGGCTTACGGCCCAAGAGCTCAATAGGCTCCTTCAAGAAGGAGGGCGCCTACTGCCGTACTAAGGCGCGGGCCACGGTGACTTATATAGCGGGTTAGCTCCGTTCTCTACGGCGATCCCCTTGGTTAAGATAAGGTGGCTCGGGCACGCCTGCTTTGAGATTACGGGCGGGGGGCTGACGATAGTCACCGACCCTCACGATGGGCTTAGCCTAGGCCTACCTCCTCCAAGAGCTAGCGCCGATATAGTGCTAGTGAGCCACGGCCACTTCGACCACGCCGACGGGAAGAGGCTCGTTAGTAAGCCGGGCGCCATAGCCATAGATAAGCCTGGGCTACATGAAGTCAAGGGGCTGAGGGTTAAAGGAGTGCCTAGTCACCACGACGAGGCGGGGGGCTCTAAGAGGGGCTCGAACACGATCTTTAAGTTTGAGCTCGAGGGAATTAAGTTCTGCCACTTGGGCGACTTAGGTCACGTGTTAACGCCGAGCCAAGTGGCTGAGGTGGGCGAAGTAGACGTCCTCTTCACCCCGGTTGGAGGGACGTTTACGTTAGACGCTAGCGCAGCGTCGAAGGTTGTTGACCAGCTTAAGCCTAAGCTAGTCATCCCCATGCACTTCAGGGTGCCGGGGCTTAAGCTACCCATCTCTGACGTTGAGCCTTTCCTAAGGGGTAAGGAGCGCGTAGAGCGCTTAGACCGAAGTGAGGTAGAAGTGGTGAAGGATGGATTGCCGGCCGAGACAAAGGTGGTTGTGTTAAAGCCGCCTAGGTAGCTATGTGCCGCATTAAGTTAGCCAGCAAACTTAAAGGCTAGTTGGTCCTTAGCTAGTTGAAGGTGCATTAGGGATGGGGGAGGCCTGGATTGCAGGAGCCAGGGAGATGTTGAAGACGATAGAGAAGCTAGCTTCTAAGCAAGATAAGGATAGGCTAGATCTGATTAATCTGCTCACAGCGTCGCTTAGGGCCATGGAGAGGAGCATCATGGGGTGGTTTCAGTGGGTACTAAACCCAGGCATTATGGGCCAGTTCACTAAGGAGGAGCTGGAGGAGATAAGCGAGAACATTAGGAGGATGGCGGAGGAGTTCGTGAAGTACGACGTAGAGATTACGGACAAGTTCTCGAAGAAGATGCCTAGGAGAGTTGAGCAGCAGAGGCCTGAGCACTTATACCTGTAGCTCTGTAGCTCTTATGCAGATACCTACGCTAGTCGAAGACCCGCTGCTAGCGAGGCAGGTAATTATAGCTAGGCAGAGGCTTAAGAGGCCCCTGGGAGCTGAGGCTACCGACTGCCCTTTCTGCCCAGGGAGAGAGTTCAGCACACCGCCCGCTAAGCTTGTCTACGTAGTTGAAGCGGGGGCTGTCAAGGAGCTCAGGGACCAAGAGGGCTCTAGAGTACAGGGGTGGGCAGTTAGGTGCTTCGATAACCTCTACCCGATAATTACCCCGGGCCAGGGAGGAGCTCACGAAGTAGTAGTGGAGACCCCTCTTCACGACGAGCAGCTACATAGGGCTAGGGTTGAGCAGTTAGCGCTGGCGTTAAGGGCCACTTTAGCTAGGGCGGCGAAGATGTACGTAGAGGGGGCGCGCTACGTAGCTATCTTCAGGAACTACGGGCGCGAGGCAGGCGCGTCCATACCTCACCCCCATACTCAGCTAGTAGCACTGCCGTTCATCCCGTCCACGGTCCTAAAGGAGCTCGAGACCTTTAGGAGGAGGTGCCCGCTTTGCCACGATGCCGGAGAGGTCTTCTTAGAGAGCGGCGGGTTTAAGGCGCTAGTCCCAAAGGCGCCGCTGCAGAGCTACGAGCTCATGGTCCACCCCGTTCAACACGAGCCCACGCCCTTGAGCCTAGACAGCAGTAGAGTAGAGGGGCTAGCTAGAGCGCTGAGGGAGGCCCTAGGGGCGTTGGTTGAGGTGGCGGGGGATACGCCGCACAACCTATGGGTGCACGCCGCTCCTCCGCTCGAGGGCTGGAGGGACTACCACTGGCACGTAGAGGTTAGGCCCAGGGTTAATGTACACGCAGGCCTAGAGCTAGGCTTCGAGGTCTTCGTGTGCCCCAAGCCCCCGGGCGAAGTAGCCGAGGAGCTAAGGTCCGCGCTTAGAAAGCGCTAAGCTTAACACTTACTTAGGTAGAAACCTTGAGGAGGGGCTCATGGAGCAGAGGGTATACCTAGGGCCGTATACTGAGGAGCTCATACCAGAGCTTAAGCTCGGGAGGATACGGATCTTTGACACCACGCTGCGCGAAGGAGAG
This genomic window from Candidatus Nezhaarchaeota archaeon contains:
- a CDS encoding ATP-binding cassette domain-containing protein — encoded protein: AVKRAFEIMRLLDLDHLWDSPSHTLSGGQLKLLEIGRALMSGARMVLLDEPASGINPALAHRIFSHLVEVKEKLRISFLVVEHRLEIAAGYADYAYAMSQGRVISSGPVDYVLKDPVVIESYLGG
- a CDS encoding ABC transporter ATP-binding protein, with the translated sequence MIVAKEVNAGYGKFHVLFDVTTSMRPREVTVIVGPNGSGKSTLLKAIFGLATVYSGSITLDGEDIVGLPPHKVARKGVAYLPQVGNLFLNLTVRENLVMATYTLSEDESRDRVEEVLSHYPILKPYMSRRADTLSGGERQILAMAMALIRRPKAMLFDEPTANLAPKVALDVLREISRLRDEYGVAVALVEQNAKRALESGDRAVLLVSGRVVFEGPCGELLRHPELGVLYLGLAK
- a CDS encoding NAD/NADP octopine/nopaline dehydrogenase family protein; this encodes MPDVAVLGGGHGAHAIAGELALAGFRVNLCEHPNFEASFKPTLERGEVEVLGRARTGVARLAKATTSFKEALEGVDVVFLVVPSFGHRLFAEAMVHHLRDGQLVVLTPGNAGTLEVAKVMRERGARRKVLLAETATLPYGCRLVGPARVMIYIKAVLNPLGALPARRVGEALDALKPMYPSMVEAVNVLEAAINNPNPVTHPVSAVFNAGRIEYSRGEFYLYREGITEGVVRAYDAVDEERRALCRKLGVKFYECPEGLPREDCAIRMGVFFGPGSLMDAGYHMKGPTTTRDRFVTEDVPYGLVFMESLGSMIGVPTPVISSVITLLSAFNGEDYRAVGRTVEKLDIAGLTAQELNRLLQEGGRLLPY
- a CDS encoding MBL fold metallo-hydrolase, which translates into the protein MVKIRWLGHACFEITGGGLTIVTDPHDGLSLGLPPPRASADIVLVSHGHFDHADGKRLVSKPGAIAIDKPGLHEVKGLRVKGVPSHHDEAGGSKRGSNTIFKFELEGIKFCHLGDLGHVLTPSQVAEVGEVDVLFTPVGGTFTLDASAASKVVDQLKPKLVIPMHFRVPGLKLPISDVEPFLRGKERVERLDRSEVEVVKDGLPAETKVVVLKPPR
- a CDS encoding DUF2153 domain-containing protein codes for the protein MGEAWIAGAREMLKTIEKLASKQDKDRLDLINLLTASLRAMERSIMGWFQWVLNPGIMGQFTKEELEEISENIRRMAEEFVKYDVEITDKFSKKMPRRVEQQRPEHLYL